A stretch of the Streptomyces sp. NBC_00078 genome encodes the following:
- a CDS encoding metalloregulator ArsR/SmtB family transcription factor, which translates to MSARMHLSPAHDAHPRTPGEEQFALAAELLALLGDRTRLTLLHALTGGEADVTTLTEACGAARPAVSQHLARLRLAGLVNTRKEGRRVIYSLRDGHLRRLVDEALKVADHRLSDRPLHD; encoded by the coding sequence ATGAGCGCACGCATGCACCTATCACCTGCGCACGATGCGCATCCGCGTACGCCGGGCGAGGAGCAGTTCGCACTCGCCGCCGAACTCCTCGCGCTCCTCGGTGACCGCACCCGTCTCACCCTGCTGCATGCCCTGACCGGCGGCGAGGCCGACGTCACGACGCTCACGGAGGCCTGCGGGGCGGCCCGGCCGGCGGTCAGCCAGCACCTGGCGCGGCTGCGGCTCGCGGGTCTGGTGAACACCCGCAAGGAGGGACGGCGGGTGATCTATTCACTGCGGGACGGACACCTGCGGCGGCTGGTGGACGAGGCGCTGAAGGTCGCCGACCACCGGCTGAGCGACCGGCCGCTGCACGACTGA
- a CDS encoding cation diffusion facilitator family transporter — MSDRHHPHHEHHAHPRQHTRPSPGLRHRLGHLLTPHSHESADKLDSALESSARGMRALWVSLAVLGVTALVQAAVVAVSGSVALLGDTVHNAADALTAVPLGIAFVLGRRAATRRFTYGYGRAEDLAGIAIVLAIAASAAFAAWVAVERLLDPRPVAHVPAVAVAALAGFAGNEWVARYRIRVGRAIGSAALVADGLHARTDGYTSLAVLLGAGGSALGWQLADPVVGLAITAAIVLVLRDAAREVFRRVMDAVDPELVDRAEGALREVPGVRAVGELRLRWIGHRLRAEVAVAVDGEATVREAHAIAVEAEHALLHAVPKLTAALVHADPAPVPGQEDPHLALAHHATRQCPERQHSPRRDARHAPPLSQS, encoded by the coding sequence GTGAGCGACCGGCACCACCCTCACCACGAGCACCATGCACACCCGCGTCAGCACACCCGCCCCTCCCCCGGCCTGCGCCACCGTCTCGGCCATCTCCTCACCCCCCACTCCCACGAGAGTGCCGACAAGCTCGACTCCGCCCTGGAGTCCTCGGCCCGCGGAATGCGCGCACTGTGGGTCTCGCTGGCCGTCCTCGGAGTGACGGCGCTGGTGCAGGCGGCCGTGGTCGCCGTATCCGGATCGGTGGCTCTGCTCGGCGACACGGTGCACAACGCGGCGGACGCGCTGACCGCCGTACCGCTGGGAATCGCCTTCGTGCTGGGGCGGCGGGCGGCCACACGGCGGTTCACCTACGGCTACGGGCGGGCCGAGGACCTCGCGGGCATCGCGATCGTGCTCGCCATCGCCGCGTCGGCGGCGTTCGCGGCCTGGGTGGCGGTGGAGCGGCTGCTCGATCCGCGTCCCGTCGCACACGTACCGGCCGTGGCGGTGGCCGCACTGGCCGGCTTCGCCGGAAACGAGTGGGTGGCCCGGTACCGGATCCGGGTGGGCCGCGCGATCGGCTCGGCAGCGCTGGTCGCCGACGGGCTGCATGCCCGTACGGACGGATACACGTCACTGGCCGTGCTGCTGGGTGCCGGGGGCTCGGCGCTGGGGTGGCAACTGGCCGACCCGGTCGTCGGGTTGGCGATCACGGCCGCCATCGTGCTCGTGCTGCGGGACGCGGCGCGCGAGGTGTTCCGGCGCGTGATGGACGCCGTCGACCCGGAGCTGGTGGACCGGGCCGAGGGGGCGCTGCGCGAGGTGCCAGGGGTGCGGGCGGTCGGTGAGCTGCGGCTGCGCTGGATCGGGCACCGGCTGCGGGCCGAGGTCGCGGTGGCGGTCGACGGCGAGGCAACCGTGCGTGAGGCGCACGCGATCGCCGTCGAGGCCGAACACGCGCTGCTGCACGCCGTACCGAAGCTGACCGCGGCCCTGGTACACGCCGATCCGGCGCCGGTCCCGGGCCAGGAGGACCCTCATCTGGCCCTGGCGCATCACGCCACGCGCCAGTGCCCCGAAAGGCAACACTCGCCCCGTCGCGACGCCCGGCACGCGCCCCCGCTGTCTCAGTCTTAA
- a CDS encoding YbaK/EbsC family protein has protein sequence MDAPLGHFDIAIPAPDALGELTAPVAEAVREWRGSVPAEQIVYVDTDPRWADTAVFVEHYGRELLERSANCVVVAGRRGGETTLAACIALSTTRVDVNGVVRRQLGARKASFASMDTATGETGMEYGGITAIGLPDGWPVLVDSAVVDLPYVLVGSGRRRGKLLVPGKAFAQLPGAVVLEGLGV, from the coding sequence ATGGACGCGCCCCTCGGACACTTCGACATCGCCATCCCCGCCCCCGACGCCCTCGGCGAACTGACCGCCCCGGTCGCCGAAGCCGTACGCGAATGGCGCGGCAGCGTCCCCGCCGAGCAGATCGTCTACGTCGACACCGACCCCCGCTGGGCCGACACCGCCGTCTTCGTGGAGCACTACGGGCGGGAGCTGCTCGAGCGGTCGGCGAACTGCGTGGTGGTGGCCGGCCGGCGGGGCGGCGAGACGACCCTGGCCGCGTGCATCGCGCTCTCCACCACCCGGGTCGACGTCAACGGCGTGGTCCGCCGCCAACTCGGCGCCCGCAAGGCCTCGTTCGCGTCCATGGACACCGCGACGGGGGAGACCGGAATGGAGTACGGCGGTATCACCGCGATCGGACTCCCGGACGGCTGGCCGGTGCTGGTCGACTCGGCCGTCGTCGACCTCCCGTACGTCCTGGTGGGCAGCGGGCGCCGGCGCGGCAAGCTGCTGGTACCGGGCAAGGCGTTCGCGCAGCTGCCGGGCGCGGTCGTGCTGGAGGGGCTCGGCGTCTAG
- a CDS encoding helix-turn-helix domain-containing protein encodes MSDLDLLTQSLARNVKRWRNERGFTLDALATRAGVSRGMLIQIEQARTNPSIGTVVKIGDALGISITTLLDYEQGPKVRIVPADQVVRLWHTEAGSYSRLLAGTEAPGPLEMWEWRLMPGDSSSSDPHPAGTVEIAHVTAGELTLTVEGAEYRVPAGASVTFEANAPHTYGNHGDIPAQLVLAVSVPPVP; translated from the coding sequence GTGTCGGACCTCGACCTGCTGACCCAGTCCCTGGCGCGGAACGTCAAGCGCTGGCGCAACGAACGCGGCTTCACCCTCGACGCGCTCGCCACCCGAGCCGGCGTCAGCCGGGGCATGCTCATCCAGATCGAGCAGGCGCGCACCAACCCGAGCATCGGTACCGTCGTCAAGATCGGCGACGCGCTCGGGATCAGCATCACCACGCTGCTGGACTACGAGCAGGGCCCGAAGGTGCGGATCGTCCCGGCCGACCAGGTGGTGCGGCTGTGGCACACCGAGGCCGGCAGCTACAGCCGCCTCCTCGCGGGCACCGAGGCGCCCGGACCGCTGGAGATGTGGGAATGGCGTCTGATGCCGGGGGACAGCAGCAGTTCGGACCCGCACCCCGCGGGCACGGTCGAGATCGCCCACGTCACCGCGGGTGAGCTGACCCTCACCGTCGAGGGCGCCGAGTACCGCGTCCCGGCCGGCGCGAGCGTCACCTTCGAGGCCAACGCCCCGCACACCTACGGCAATCACGGCGACATCCCGGCACAGCTGGTGCTGGCGGTGTCGGTCCCGCCCGTCCCCTGA
- a CDS encoding DMT family transporter translates to MTALFALATSLLWGLADFGGGLLTRRAPALTVVVVSQGIAAAVLGAIVVATGGWSEAGPRLWFAFAAGLVGPVALFSFYKALALGPMGVVSPLATLSVAVPLGVGLVLGERPGLMQVAGIAVAVTGVVLAGGPQLRGAPVQRQAILLTLVAALGFGTVFALITEASTSVTGLFLALFVQRLTNVAGGGIALYASAKRGGEALPAGGFPWESLPALAFVGLADVAANGTYSVAAQHGPVTVAAVLASLYPVVTALAARGFLSERLRGIQAAGAGLALVGTLLLATG, encoded by the coding sequence GTGACAGCATTGTTCGCCCTGGCCACCAGCCTCCTGTGGGGGCTGGCCGACTTCGGTGGCGGACTGCTGACGCGACGCGCACCTGCGCTCACCGTGGTCGTCGTCTCGCAGGGGATCGCGGCGGCCGTCCTCGGGGCGATCGTGGTCGCCACGGGCGGCTGGAGCGAGGCAGGTCCGCGGCTGTGGTTCGCCTTCGCCGCCGGCCTGGTGGGGCCGGTCGCCCTGTTCTCCTTCTACAAGGCGCTCGCCCTCGGCCCGATGGGCGTCGTCTCCCCGCTCGCGACCCTGAGCGTGGCGGTCCCGCTCGGTGTGGGCCTCGTCCTCGGCGAACGCCCGGGGCTGATGCAGGTCGCGGGGATCGCGGTCGCCGTCACCGGCGTCGTACTGGCGGGTGGCCCTCAGCTCAGGGGCGCGCCCGTGCAGCGGCAGGCGATCCTGCTCACGCTCGTCGCGGCACTGGGCTTCGGCACGGTGTTCGCGCTGATCACGGAGGCGTCGACGAGCGTCACGGGCCTGTTTCTCGCGCTGTTCGTGCAGCGGCTGACGAACGTCGCCGGAGGCGGCATCGCGCTCTACGCCTCCGCGAAGCGCGGCGGCGAGGCGCTCCCGGCCGGCGGTTTCCCCTGGGAGTCCCTCCCCGCGCTGGCTTTCGTCGGCCTCGCAGACGTCGCGGCCAACGGCACGTACTCGGTCGCCGCCCAGCACGGCCCCGTCACGGTGGCCGCCGTCCTCGCCTCGCTCTATCCGGTGGTGACAGCACTCGCCGCCCGCGGCTTCCTCAGCGAACGGCTCCGTGGCATCCAGGCGGCGGGCGCGGGCCTCGCCCTGGTGGGCACGCTGTTGCTGGCGACGGGCTAG
- a CDS encoding acyltransferase, which yields MPKRKNTFSSWRRSLTQRAVHAGWAWVQRTGSVTAQHPGRFRFGALGAHTRLAFPLGTVFGEPWIHVGSHCIVGEQVTLTAGLMPDLDLGPDPILRIGDGVVLGRGSHVIADTTVTIGSDCYFGPYVYVTSTNHSYDDPHEPIGKQWPRMEPVEIGSGCWIGTGAVILPGARIGRNVVVAAGAVVRGVVPDHAVVAGAPARVVRRWTAGEGWQPPLRTPAPVPIPDGITPAQLRALSELDEETVARLAELDAEA from the coding sequence GTGCCGAAGCGCAAGAACACGTTCTCATCCTGGCGGCGAAGCCTCACGCAGCGCGCCGTCCACGCGGGCTGGGCCTGGGTGCAGCGCACGGGCTCGGTCACCGCGCAGCATCCGGGACGTTTCCGCTTCGGTGCGCTGGGTGCCCACACCCGGCTCGCCTTCCCGCTCGGCACGGTCTTCGGCGAACCCTGGATCCACGTGGGCTCCCACTGCATCGTCGGCGAACAGGTCACCCTCACCGCCGGCCTGATGCCTGACCTCGACCTCGGCCCGGACCCGATCCTGCGCATCGGGGACGGCGTCGTCCTGGGCCGGGGCAGCCATGTCATCGCCGACACGACGGTCACCATCGGCAGCGACTGCTACTTCGGGCCGTACGTGTACGTCACGTCCACGAACCACTCCTACGACGATCCCCACGAGCCCATCGGCAAGCAGTGGCCGCGGATGGAGCCGGTGGAGATCGGTTCCGGCTGCTGGATCGGCACCGGCGCGGTGATCCTGCCGGGTGCGCGGATCGGACGGAACGTGGTGGTGGCCGCGGGTGCCGTGGTCCGGGGCGTCGTGCCCGACCACGCCGTGGTCGCGGGCGCGCCCGCCCGAGTCGTGCGGCGCTGGACGGCCGGCGAGGGCTGGCAGCCACCCCTCAGGACTCCCGCGCCGGTGCCGATACCTGACGGGATCACCCCCGCACAGCTGCGCGCCCTGTCGGAACTGGACGAGGAGACGGTCGCGCGGCTCGCCGAGTTGGACGCCGAGGCCTAG
- a CDS encoding RDD family protein has product MTRTEPRPEGDTAGVVSRCLAALVDAIVVAGIGLAAHLAFGGLRLLVTGPPFHMPDLSGWLTGVLGWTVAVLYLALSWVTTGGTIGDWLLGLRVTGRTGRLLGIPRALLRAVLCVALPVGLLWIPFSRRHASVQDVALASAVHYHHF; this is encoded by the coding sequence GTGACACGTACGGAGCCGAGGCCCGAGGGCGACACGGCGGGGGTCGTGTCGCGGTGCCTCGCGGCCCTGGTCGACGCGATCGTGGTGGCGGGCATCGGCCTCGCCGCGCACCTCGCGTTCGGCGGCCTGCGACTGCTCGTCACCGGACCGCCCTTCCATATGCCCGACCTCTCCGGCTGGCTGACGGGCGTGCTCGGCTGGACCGTGGCCGTCCTCTATCTGGCGCTGAGCTGGGTCACGACCGGAGGCACCATCGGCGACTGGCTGCTGGGGCTGCGCGTCACCGGCCGCACCGGACGGCTGCTCGGTATCCCCCGCGCGCTGCTGCGGGCCGTGCTGTGCGTCGCCCTTCCCGTGGGCCTGCTCTGGATTCCCTTCAGCCGGCGCCATGCCTCGGTCCAGGACGTCGCCCTGGCCAGCGCCGTTCACTACCACCACTTCTGA
- a CDS encoding gamma carbonic anhydrase family protein, with protein sequence MTHKALITGIGGREPKIDGTAFVAPTSSVVGDVTVGAGASVWYGAVLRGDVERISVGAQSNIQDNCTLHADPGFPVSIGERVSVGHNAVVHGATVGDDCLVGMGATVLNGAVIGAGSLVAAQALVPQGMQVPPGSLVAGVPAKVKRELTQEEREGVTLNGTLYADLAKAHHEVHEKA encoded by the coding sequence ATGACGCATAAGGCGTTGATCACGGGGATCGGCGGCAGGGAACCGAAGATCGACGGGACGGCCTTCGTGGCGCCCACGTCGTCGGTCGTCGGCGACGTGACGGTGGGGGCCGGAGCGAGTGTCTGGTACGGGGCGGTGCTGCGCGGCGACGTCGAGCGGATCTCCGTGGGGGCGCAGAGCAACATCCAGGACAACTGCACGCTCCACGCCGATCCGGGGTTTCCCGTCAGCATCGGGGAGCGGGTGTCCGTGGGGCACAACGCGGTGGTGCACGGGGCGACCGTCGGGGACGACTGCCTGGTCGGCATGGGGGCGACCGTGCTGAACGGTGCCGTGATCGGGGCGGGATCGCTGGTTGCCGCGCAGGCGCTCGTGCCGCAGGGCATGCAGGTGCCGCCAGGGTCACTGGTGGCGGGGGTGCCGGCGAAGGTGAAGCGGGAGCTGACGCAGGAAGAGCGCGAGGGCGTCACGCTCAACGGCACGCTGTACGCGGACCTCGCCAAGGCGCACCACGAGGTGCACGAGAAGGCGTAG
- a CDS encoding DedA family protein: protein MHVQEWLDTVPAAAVYAVVALVIGLESLGIPLPGEIVLVSAALLSSHHSGINPIVLGACATAGAVIGDSIGYAIGRKGGRPLLAWLGGKFPRHFSEGHVATAERSFEKWGMWAVFFGRFVALLRIFAGPLAGVLHMPYWKFLIANVLGGICWAGGTTAVIYYVGIVAEDWLKRFSYLGLVAAVLIGLTSMLVLKRKAKKAAAEREAAEREPVPAAD from the coding sequence TTGCACGTCCAGGAGTGGCTCGACACCGTACCCGCCGCGGCCGTTTATGCCGTGGTAGCGCTGGTCATCGGTTTGGAGAGCCTGGGCATCCCGCTGCCGGGCGAGATCGTCCTGGTCTCCGCGGCCCTGCTGTCCTCCCATCACTCCGGCATCAACCCGATCGTGCTCGGCGCGTGCGCGACCGCCGGTGCCGTCATCGGCGACTCCATCGGCTACGCGATCGGCCGCAAGGGCGGACGCCCGCTGCTGGCCTGGCTGGGCGGGAAATTCCCCAGGCACTTCAGCGAGGGACATGTCGCCACCGCCGAGCGGTCCTTCGAGAAGTGGGGCATGTGGGCCGTCTTCTTCGGCCGCTTCGTCGCCCTGCTGCGCATCTTCGCCGGCCCGCTCGCGGGCGTCCTCCACATGCCGTACTGGAAGTTCCTGATCGCCAACGTCCTCGGCGGTATCTGCTGGGCGGGCGGCACGACGGCCGTCATCTACTACGTGGGCATCGTCGCCGAGGACTGGCTGAAGCGGTTCTCGTACCTGGGCCTGGTGGCGGCCGTGCTGATCGGCCTGACGTCGATGCTGGTGCTGAAGCGCAAGGCGAAGAAGGCGGCGGCCGAGAGGGAAGCGGCCGAAAGGGAGCCCGTCCCGGCCGCCGACTGA